A section of the Bifidobacterium sp. ESL0728 genome encodes:
- a CDS encoding nuclear transport factor 2 family protein, with protein MATVTLSIPRARKRERAISDYFHMWVTRDFDKLDAIFAPDCVYEEANGHIYENRNQIHHWIEDALDRQTVLTWEAGYFTHARGREGQPSITVFWTLAGQEHEGESYDFDGVSVFEFNRQNKIKRVRDFTAKRRRDYPYRGE; from the coding sequence ATGGCGACAGTGACGTTATCAATACCGAGGGCACGAAAGCGTGAGCGTGCCATTTCCGACTACTTCCACATGTGGGTGACGCGAGATTTCGACAAGCTTGACGCGATTTTCGCTCCGGATTGTGTCTATGAGGAAGCCAACGGGCACATCTACGAGAACCGAAACCAGATTCATCATTGGATTGAGGATGCGCTGGACCGTCAGACCGTGCTTACTTGGGAGGCCGGCTATTTCACCCATGCGCGCGGTCGCGAGGGCCAGCCTTCGATTACCGTGTTCTGGACGCTTGCCGGGCAGGAGCATGAGGGCGAGTCCTACGATTTTGACGGTGTTTCGGTCTTCGAGTTCAACAGACAGAACAAAATCAAGCGTGTCCGTGATTTCACGGCCAAGCGGCGCCGTGATTACCCTTATAGGGGTGAATAA
- a CDS encoding solute carrier family 23 protein, whose protein sequence is MSNMFTWKLHGDGKTLNPGEVVDPDERMTWGRTAGIGAQHVIAMFGATFLVPILTGFDPSTTLFFTAMSTALFLLINKNELPSYLGSSFGFIAPIVAVTTAHKGIAVASFGIMVTGMLLALIGILVHFAGAKWIDIIMPPVVNGAIVAIIGFNLAPSVWNNFQKAPDTAAVTLVAVLLIAVLFKGLLGRLNILLGVLVGYAYACFRGQVDFAAVGKAAWIGFPHFHLPQVDFSVLPMFIPVVMVLIAENVGHVKSVAQMTGRDYDDHIGTALFADGLGTTIAGFGGGSGTTTYGENIGVMAATRVYSTAAYWCAAAFALILSLCPKFGAIINTIPAGVLGGVTTLLYGMIGMVGVRIWVDNHVDFGKPLNNMTAAVTMIIGIADFGFAISGVKFNGIAIGTVAVLVMYHGLRAIGRATGAIAKDGTE, encoded by the coding sequence ATGAGCAACATGTTCACCTGGAAACTGCATGGTGACGGCAAGACGTTGAATCCTGGAGAGGTGGTCGACCCCGACGAGAGAATGACGTGGGGCCGCACGGCCGGCATTGGTGCCCAGCACGTCATCGCGATGTTCGGCGCGACGTTCCTCGTTCCGATTCTGACGGGCTTCGATCCGTCCACGACGTTGTTCTTCACGGCGATGTCGACGGCGTTGTTCCTGTTGATCAATAAAAATGAGCTACCCAGTTATTTGGGTAGCTCATTTGGTTTTATAGCCCCGATCGTCGCGGTCACCACCGCGCACAAAGGTATCGCCGTGGCCAGCTTCGGCATCATGGTCACCGGCATGCTCTTGGCGCTGATCGGTATCCTGGTGCATTTCGCCGGCGCGAAATGGATCGACATCATCATGCCGCCGGTGGTCAACGGCGCCATCGTCGCCATCATCGGCTTCAACCTCGCCCCATCGGTCTGGAACAACTTCCAGAAAGCCCCTGACACCGCTGCGGTCACCTTGGTCGCCGTCCTGCTCATCGCTGTCCTCTTCAAGGGCCTGCTCGGCCGCCTGAACATTCTGCTTGGCGTCCTGGTCGGCTATGCCTACGCCTGTTTCCGTGGACAGGTCGACTTCGCTGCGGTCGGCAAGGCCGCGTGGATCGGCTTCCCGCACTTCCACCTGCCGCAGGTCGATTTTTCCGTGCTGCCGATGTTCATCCCGGTGGTCATGGTCTTGATTGCCGAAAACGTCGGCCACGTCAAGTCCGTGGCACAGATGACCGGCCGCGACTACGACGACCACATCGGCACCGCCCTCTTCGCCGACGGCCTGGGAACCACCATCGCCGGCTTCGGCGGCGGCTCCGGCACCACCACCTACGGCGAGAACATCGGCGTGATGGCCGCTACCCGCGTCTATTCCACCGCCGCCTACTGGTGCGCCGCCGCCTTCGCCCTGATCCTGAGCCTCTGCCCGAAGTTCGGCGCCATCATCAACACGATTCCCGCCGGCGTCTTGGGCGGCGTGACCACCCTGCTCTACGGCATGATTGGCATGGTCGGTGTGCGCATCTGGGTCGACAACCACGTCGACTTCGGCAAGCCTCTGAACAACATGACCGCCGCAGTCACGATGATTATCGGCATCGCTGACTTCGGCTTCGCCATCAGTGGGGTCAAGTTCAACGGTATCGCCATCGGCACCGTCGCGGTGCTCGTCATGTACCACGGCCTGCGCGCCATAGGCCGCGCCACCGGAGCCATCGCCAAGGACGGCACCGAGTGA
- a CDS encoding Hsp20/alpha crystallin family protein, protein MAMFPALMHDAFSDMFDDPFFAGWGDSSSRMGNPISSANMMKTDVRETDKAYDVSIDMPGFNKDDIGLELHDGYLTVSAKRDENHDEKNDEGKWLRRERYAGTCSRSFYVGDEVKESDIHASYKDGTLSLEIAKVQPQPKVEAKHQIAIEG, encoded by the coding sequence ATGGCTATGTTTCCGGCTTTGATGCATGATGCGTTCTCTGATATGTTCGACGATCCGTTCTTCGCCGGTTGGGGAGACTCCAGCTCCCGCATGGGCAACCCGATTTCTTCGGCCAACATGATGAAGACCGATGTTCGCGAGACCGACAAGGCATACGACGTCTCCATCGATATGCCCGGCTTCAACAAGGACGATATCGGCCTTGAACTGCACGACGGCTATCTGACCGTCTCCGCCAAGCGCGATGAGAACCATGACGAAAAGAATGACGAAGGCAAGTGGCTGCGCCGCGAACGTTACGCCGGCACCTGCTCCCGTAGCTTCTACGTCGGCGACGAGGTCAAGGAATCCGACATCCACGCCAGCTACAAGGACGGCACGCTGAGCCTCGAAATCGCCAAGGTGCAGCCGCAACCGAAGGTCGAGGCCAAGCACCAGATCGCCATTGAAGGCTGA
- the brnQ gene encoding branched-chain amino acid transport system II carrier protein, which yields MKLSGKHRLVIAFTFFSMFFGAGNLIFPPLMGAQAQSATLPATIGFIVSAVGLPILGVLAVASAGGFEHLASRVSPKFAAVLAFVIIMAIGPCFAIPRTATTSYEMAITPFAGENNRVALLIYSLVFFTLSFILSQHPEKLSKSLGRFMGPLLLVLIAVMFVACIFISHAPLGKPFGEYAHGSLVYGFINGYQTMDLLAALYFGIVISANISEFGVTDTKANRRETGIAGTGAGILLIIIYAALSFIGAVSGSIKTANGKNDTGATVLTNLTTSAFGSIGTAFVGLIFVLACFNVCTGLISTCATYFENTFPTVFGHPVKYRAWSVFFAVFSFIVSNAGLSAIITVSLPVLGALYPIAIVLVLLNLVQKPFSSKFPRVYFWTVLLVAVYTIFDCIVKLLAVFGLSLTTVSNALAQLPLYSTQLTWLIPAAAGIVIGVIDSLIRRSHQTA from the coding sequence ATGAAACTTTCCGGCAAACACCGGCTGGTCATAGCGTTTACCTTCTTCTCCATGTTCTTTGGCGCCGGCAACCTTATTTTCCCGCCGCTGATGGGCGCACAAGCGCAATCCGCAACACTGCCTGCCACCATCGGCTTCATCGTTTCGGCTGTGGGATTGCCGATTCTCGGCGTGCTGGCCGTCGCCTCCGCAGGCGGCTTCGAACATCTGGCCTCACGAGTCTCTCCTAAATTCGCCGCAGTTTTGGCCTTTGTGATCATCATGGCCATCGGCCCCTGCTTCGCCATCCCCCGCACGGCCACGACCTCCTACGAAATGGCCATCACCCCGTTCGCCGGCGAAAACAACCGCGTGGCATTGCTGATTTATTCGCTGGTCTTCTTCACGTTGTCATTCATCCTGAGCCAACACCCCGAAAAGCTTTCGAAATCGCTGGGACGTTTCATGGGCCCGCTGCTGCTCGTGCTTATCGCGGTCATGTTCGTCGCCTGCATCTTCATCAGCCACGCACCGCTCGGCAAGCCGTTCGGAGAGTATGCGCACGGTTCGCTGGTCTACGGGTTCATCAACGGCTATCAGACCATGGATCTTCTGGCCGCGCTGTACTTCGGCATCGTCATTTCCGCCAACATTTCGGAGTTCGGCGTCACCGATACCAAAGCGAACCGGCGCGAAACCGGCATCGCAGGTACCGGCGCAGGCATTCTGCTTATCATCATCTATGCCGCACTCTCCTTCATCGGCGCGGTGAGCGGGTCCATCAAAACCGCCAATGGTAAGAACGACACTGGTGCCACCGTGCTCACCAACCTCACCACCTCGGCCTTCGGCTCCATCGGCACCGCCTTCGTCGGCCTCATCTTCGTGCTCGCCTGCTTCAACGTCTGCACCGGTCTCATCTCGACCTGCGCGACCTATTTCGAAAACACCTTCCCCACTGTTTTCGGCCATCCCGTGAAGTATCGTGCCTGGAGCGTCTTCTTCGCCGTCTTCAGCTTCATCGTTTCGAACGCCGGCCTAAGCGCCATCATCACCGTCTCGCTGCCGGTGCTCGGCGCACTTTACCCCATCGCCATCGTACTGGTGCTGCTCAATCTTGTTCAAAAGCCGTTCTCGTCCAAGTTCCCGCGCGTTTATTTCTGGACGGTGCTGCTGGTCGCGGTTTACACGATTTTCGACTGCATCGTCAAATTGCTCGCCGTTTTCGGCCTTTCCCTGACAACGGTAAGCAACGCATTGGCTCAATTGCCGCTCTATAGCACGCAGCTGACATGGCTTATCCCCGCAGCCGCAGGCATTGTTATCGGCGTCATCGATAGTTTGATTCGCCGCTCCCACCAAACCGCCTGA
- a CDS encoding gluconokinase, with product MSTHIIVMGVSGCGKTTVAQALADEFGFEMAEGDDFHPKANVDKMSHGIPLNDDDRWPWLKTINQWMRDKDARGVSTVVSCSALKRAYRDVLRQNLDVLFIHLVGSEELIGSRMKQRKGHYMPVSLLPSQFADLEPLQSDETGYDIDISGSPQQVEGRALEVAKKYIGTH from the coding sequence GTGAGCACACACATTATCGTCATGGGCGTTTCAGGATGCGGGAAAACCACCGTGGCCCAAGCCCTCGCGGACGAATTCGGTTTCGAAATGGCCGAGGGAGACGATTTTCACCCTAAGGCCAACGTCGACAAGATGAGCCATGGTATACCGCTCAATGATGATGATCGCTGGCCGTGGCTTAAGACCATCAACCAGTGGATGCGCGACAAGGACGCAAGGGGTGTGTCCACTGTCGTTTCCTGTTCCGCTTTGAAACGTGCCTACCGTGACGTGTTGCGTCAAAATCTTGATGTGCTGTTCATTCATTTGGTTGGTTCCGAGGAACTGATCGGTTCAAGGATGAAGCAACGCAAGGGCCATTACATGCCGGTTTCGTTGCTTCCGAGCCAGTTCGCCGATCTTGAGCCTTTGCAGAGCGATGAAACGGGATACGACATTGATATTTCAGGAAGCCCACAGCAGGTCGAGGGACGTGCACTGGAAGTGGCCAAAAAATATATCGGTACTCATTGA
- a CDS encoding histidine phosphatase family protein, producing MGMPLDLYVIRHGESEANVIVKAGERGDNSLFTQDNVTVPDRSWRLTATGRKQAYCIGRWLVEQQQLFDRYLVSPYVRTRETAATMALPKAKWEETRVLRERSWGEISTVTQDVFKNNYERNWMFKKTDPLYWRPPAGESIADVAENRAHNLLTSLNRRAEAQSVIAVTHGDFMLSLMLTLEDLSDEEFLRRADSDNWKITNCTCLHYSRRDPHTGRTDERIRYEQTARPVYDKDTGRWTIKVDPWREFQRPLLSNGDLVDVVQSVTPHL from the coding sequence ATGGGTATGCCTTTGGATTTGTATGTGATTCGACACGGGGAGTCGGAGGCGAACGTCATCGTCAAGGCGGGCGAGCGTGGCGACAATTCGCTTTTTACGCAGGACAATGTCACCGTTCCCGACCGCTCGTGGAGGCTGACGGCGACGGGACGCAAGCAGGCCTATTGCATCGGCCGTTGGCTGGTCGAGCAGCAGCAGCTTTTTGACCGCTATCTGGTGTCTCCTTACGTTCGCACGCGTGAGACTGCGGCGACCATGGCACTGCCGAAGGCCAAGTGGGAGGAGACCCGCGTGCTGCGTGAACGTTCGTGGGGTGAGATCAGCACCGTGACCCAGGACGTGTTCAAGAACAATTACGAGCGCAACTGGATGTTCAAGAAGACCGACCCGCTCTACTGGCGTCCGCCGGCCGGCGAGTCCATCGCCGACGTGGCCGAGAACCGTGCGCATAATCTGCTCACGTCACTGAACCGCCGAGCCGAGGCACAATCCGTCATCGCGGTCACCCACGGTGATTTCATGCTTTCACTGATGCTGACCCTCGAAGACCTTTCCGACGAAGAGTTCCTGCGCCGCGCCGACAGCGACAACTGGAAGATTACCAACTGCACCTGCCTGCACTATTCGCGCCGCGACCCCCATACCGGCCGCACCGACGAACGTATCCGCTACGAGCAGACAGCCCGACCGGTTTATGACAAGGACACCGGTCGTTGGACGATCAAGGTGGACCCGTGGCGCGAGTTCCAGCGTCCCCTCCTATCTAACGGTGACCTCGTAGACGTCGTCCAATCGGTAACCCCACACCTATAA
- a CDS encoding UPF0182 family protein: protein MSFFDFFGGFPDPRNGSNRNRQQDDDGDPTILHIHTDGDDDAHTGNKHPNFSASDFWPPRGGNPRLTRRPNNEPKGQGTSKGTKVFIGVVVVVVLILALLFGLDHFVTDLMWFGQLGFQSVVWTQLWTKVGLWVAFAVLMALVSYFAATMAIRKRPDFADGSTIRVKGDVVEIGKSVSSKTARRVAVVVSLIVGLIFGAQFNSNWSEVLLMFHAQPFGVTDPQFGIDNGFYVFILPGVNLMLSALRMLLFFGLLFSIVTHFAMGGIRITMPVNGHGIMTMTKYARRQISVWFILNMLAWSVRQVIGVFNTLTQVGNRFTGANYTTVHANVPVTFILAGLTAILGLLLGIWLMRSHSFDGPASPDVRVVAAVKAWRVPMIAIAAVVVVAIVLGMLWPMLLQRFKVSPNEQEMESSYIARNIKATQQAYGLDKVKVGGYNATTHGQSGALASDPETTAQIRLLDPEVISPTFKQLQQSKQYYMFADSLAVDKYDIDGKSQDTVIAARELNVNGNDNRNWVNDHTVFTHGYGVVAAYGNKVTSDGNPEFFESGIPTQGKLTKSQHYEPRIYFSPNSPEYSIVGSPKGTAPWEFDYPKGSTGASNTFEGNGGPKVDNMLTRLLYAIRFGSDQIFFSDRVTPDSQILYDRSPRDRVAKVAPYLTLDGRVYPAVVNGRVKWIVDGYTTSAAYPYSQMTDLGVATQDSTTITSKTVQGLNSQPANYIRNSVKATVDAYDGSVDLYTWDTKDPVIKAWQKIFPGQYHPISDISGQLMSHLRYPESLFKVQRQLLSKYHVTSPGQFFSGEDFWQTPVDPTEAKDAQQRDVLQPPYYLTLKTGGSKRPLFSLTSTYIPAGSSTREILTGFLSVDSDAGDTKGKIGPNYGTIRLQELPKDANVPGPGQAQNNFNSNADVSKELNLLGTGSTKVVRGNLLTLPLGGGLVYVEPVYVQSSGATSFPLLKKVLVAFGDQVGFADTLDEALDQVFGGDSGASAGDAENKGGAAASGSSSTDNSAAQGDNSDKTNGKNGNAGTSGSSGAAASNPDLKDALSKAGQAMKNSDAAMKKGDWTAYGKAQQELNDQLNRALQLEGQQQ, encoded by the coding sequence ATGTCCTTCTTTGACTTTTTCGGCGGGTTCCCGGACCCGCGCAATGGTTCCAACCGTAACCGTCAGCAAGACGATGACGGCGACCCTACGATTCTGCATATTCACACCGACGGGGACGACGATGCGCACACCGGCAACAAGCATCCAAATTTCTCGGCGAGTGATTTCTGGCCGCCGCGGGGAGGCAATCCGCGTCTGACGCGACGTCCGAACAACGAGCCGAAAGGCCAGGGCACGTCCAAGGGGACGAAGGTCTTCATCGGCGTGGTCGTGGTCGTGGTGCTGATTCTGGCCCTGCTGTTCGGGCTTGACCATTTCGTCACCGATCTGATGTGGTTCGGGCAGCTCGGCTTCCAGTCGGTGGTGTGGACGCAGCTTTGGACGAAGGTCGGGCTGTGGGTCGCGTTCGCGGTTTTGATGGCGCTGGTCAGCTACTTTGCCGCTACCATGGCCATACGCAAGCGTCCGGATTTCGCCGATGGCTCCACTATCCGTGTCAAAGGCGATGTCGTCGAGATCGGCAAGTCGGTGAGCTCCAAGACGGCCAGGCGCGTGGCTGTCGTTGTCTCGTTGATTGTCGGTCTGATTTTTGGTGCGCAGTTCAACTCGAACTGGTCCGAAGTCCTTTTGATGTTCCACGCACAGCCGTTCGGCGTCACCGACCCGCAGTTCGGCATCGACAACGGCTTCTATGTCTTTATTCTTCCCGGCGTGAACCTCATGCTTTCAGCGCTGAGAATGCTGCTCTTCTTCGGCCTGCTCTTCTCGATAGTCACGCATTTCGCCATGGGTGGCATCCGCATCACCATGCCGGTCAACGGCCATGGCATCATGACGATGACCAAATACGCGCGTCGCCAGATCAGCGTCTGGTTCATCCTCAACATGCTCGCTTGGTCCGTTCGTCAGGTCATCGGCGTTTTCAATACGCTGACCCAGGTAGGCAACCGCTTCACCGGCGCCAACTACACCACAGTGCATGCCAACGTTCCGGTGACGTTCATTCTTGCCGGTCTGACGGCGATTCTTGGCCTTTTGCTTGGTATTTGGCTCATGCGTTCGCATTCCTTCGACGGACCTGCTTCGCCTGATGTCCGTGTGGTGGCTGCCGTGAAGGCTTGGCGTGTGCCGATGATCGCCATCGCCGCCGTTGTGGTCGTGGCCATCGTGCTCGGCATGCTCTGGCCGATGCTTCTGCAGCGTTTCAAGGTCAGCCCGAACGAGCAGGAGATGGAATCGTCCTATATCGCCCGCAATATCAAGGCTACGCAGCAGGCTTATGGTCTCGACAAGGTCAAGGTCGGCGGCTACAACGCCACCACCCACGGCCAGTCCGGTGCTTTGGCCAGCGACCCCGAGACCACCGCGCAGATTCGCTTGCTCGACCCGGAGGTCATCTCGCCGACGTTCAAGCAGCTGCAGCAGTCCAAACAGTATTACATGTTCGCCGATTCGTTGGCGGTCGATAAGTACGATATCGATGGCAAGAGCCAGGACACCGTTATCGCAGCCCGCGAGCTCAATGTCAATGGCAACGACAACCGCAACTGGGTCAACGACCACACGGTCTTCACACATGGCTATGGCGTTGTCGCCGCTTACGGCAACAAGGTGACCAGCGATGGCAATCCCGAGTTCTTCGAATCCGGCATTCCCACCCAGGGCAAGCTGACGAAGTCGCAGCACTATGAGCCGCGCATCTACTTCTCGCCGAACTCGCCGGAATACTCCATCGTTGGTTCGCCGAAGGGCACCGCGCCGTGGGAGTTCGATTACCCGAAGGGTTCCACCGGTGCCTCCAACACCTTTGAAGGCAACGGCGGGCCGAAGGTCGACAATATGCTGACCCGTCTGCTCTATGCCATCCGATTCGGCAGTGACCAGATCTTCTTCTCAGACCGCGTCACACCGGACTCGCAGATTCTTTACGATCGCAGCCCGCGTGACCGTGTGGCCAAGGTTGCGCCATATCTGACGCTCGACGGACGTGTTTATCCGGCTGTGGTCAATGGACGTGTGAAATGGATCGTCGACGGCTATACGACTTCGGCTGCCTATCCGTATTCGCAGATGACCGATCTCGGCGTGGCCACGCAGGATTCGACCACAATCACTTCCAAGACGGTGCAGGGGCTCAATTCGCAGCCTGCCAACTACATCCGCAACTCGGTGAAGGCCACGGTCGACGCCTACGACGGTTCGGTCGATCTCTATACTTGGGACACTAAGGATCCGGTCATCAAGGCGTGGCAGAAGATCTTCCCGGGTCAATACCATCCGATTTCGGATATCTCCGGCCAGCTGATGAGCCATCTGCGCTACCCCGAAAGCCTCTTCAAGGTCCAGCGCCAGCTCTTAAGCAAGTACCATGTCACCAGCCCCGGCCAGTTCTTCTCGGGCGAGGACTTCTGGCAGACCCCTGTCGACCCAACCGAGGCCAAGGATGCACAGCAACGCGACGTACTGCAGCCGCCGTACTATCTGACTCTGAAGACAGGCGGTTCCAAGCGGCCGCTCTTCTCGTTGACTTCCACCTATATTCCGGCGGGCAGCTCTACACGTGAGATTTTGACCGGATTCCTCTCCGTCGATTCCGACGCAGGAGATACCAAGGGCAAGATAGGGCCGAATTACGGCACCATACGATTGCAGGAGTTGCCGAAGGATGCCAACGTGCCCGGTCCCGGCCAGGCACAGAACAACTTCAATTCGAACGCCGATGTCTCCAAGGAACTCAACCTTTTGGGAACCGGCTCCACCAAGGTGGTGCGTGGCAACCTCCTGACGCTGCCTTTGGGCGGCGGGCTGGTGTATGTCGAGCCCGTTTACGTCCAGTCCAGCGGCGCTACCAGCTTCCCGCTCTTGAAGAAGGTCTTGGTGGCCTTCGGCGATCAGGTCGGTTTCGCCGACACCTTGGATGAAGCGCTCGATCAGGTCTTCGGCGGCGATTCCGGCGCTTCGGCGGGCGATGCCGAGAACAAGGGCGGGGCCGCAGCCAGTGGTTCGTCTTCAACCGACAATTCCGCTGCTCAAGGCGACAATTCCGACAAGACCAATGGCAAGAACGGCAATGCCGGCACCTCGGGATCTTCTGGAGCGGCTGCGAGCAATCCTGACCTGAAGGATGCCTTGAGCAAGGCGGGCCAAGCTATGAAGAACTCCGACGCCGCCATGAAGAAGGGCGACTGGACGGCCTATGGCAAGGCCCAGCAGGAGCTCAACGACCAGCTGAACCGCGCCCTGCAGTTGGAAGGCCAACAACAGTAA
- a CDS encoding GNAT family N-acetyltransferase translates to MIRVALDSDLQAITDIYNEAVVAGGSTADLTPRTLEQRREWVAEHEPRHDFPVVVMEDESGKVVGFGSLSRFHPRAGYDGVVELSYYIASAAQHQGYGTQMVSWLLNKARELGNRKAIGLIFASNAGSIALMHHFGFTRYGFLPQACWNGHGYLDMSYWYLNL, encoded by the coding sequence ATGATTCGAGTGGCGTTGGACAGTGATTTGCAAGCAATCACCGACATCTACAACGAGGCTGTCGTCGCCGGCGGGTCCACGGCCGACCTGACCCCGCGTACCCTCGAACAGCGCCGCGAATGGGTTGCCGAGCATGAGCCGCGTCATGATTTTCCCGTGGTTGTCATGGAAGATGAAAGTGGGAAAGTGGTCGGTTTCGGTTCCCTGTCGCGGTTCCACCCGCGGGCCGGCTACGACGGCGTGGTGGAACTGAGCTATTACATCGCTTCTGCCGCGCAGCATCAAGGCTACGGCACCCAGATGGTCTCTTGGTTACTCAACAAAGCGCGGGAACTCGGCAATCGTAAGGCCATCGGACTGATTTTCGCCAGCAACGCCGGTTCCATCGCCCTGATGCATCATTTCGGTTTCACCCGTTACGGTTTCCTGCCGCAGGCTTGCTGGAACGGCCACGGCTATCTCGATATGTCTTACTGGTACCTCAATTTGTGA
- the gnd gene encoding phosphogluconate dehydrogenase (NAD(+)-dependent, decarboxylating), with protein sequence MQLGMIGLGRMGGNMAKRIREAGHEVVGYDLSPESGRDVASLKELVSKLDTPRTIWIMVPAGKATDSTLDELMGLLDSGDMVINGGNCKYTDDKTNAEKLAKNGIEYIDCGVSGGVWGEERGYALMVGGTDEEYQRALPIFEALKPEGKDGLVHAGPVGGGHFAKMVHNGIEYGMMQAFGEGFATMERSEYIDDPANVMASWRAGSVVDSWLLDLLVRAMKNDPDLKAMPPVADETGEAKWTIEAAAELGVPTPAISAGLYTRQASRGGADDILRVVTAMRNQFGGHITKA encoded by the coding sequence ATGCAACTTGGCATGATTGGTCTTGGACGTATGGGTGGCAATATGGCCAAAAGGATACGCGAGGCCGGGCACGAGGTGGTGGGCTATGACCTGAGCCCCGAATCAGGTCGCGACGTCGCGAGTCTCAAAGAGCTCGTTTCGAAGCTTGACACGCCGCGTACCATTTGGATCATGGTGCCTGCCGGCAAGGCTACAGACAGTACGCTCGACGAGTTGATGGGTCTGCTCGATTCCGGCGATATGGTGATCAACGGCGGCAATTGCAAATATACCGACGATAAGACCAACGCCGAAAAGCTGGCGAAGAACGGCATCGAATATATCGATTGCGGCGTTTCCGGCGGCGTCTGGGGTGAAGAACGCGGATATGCACTGATGGTCGGTGGCACTGACGAGGAATATCAGCGTGCGTTGCCGATTTTCGAGGCGCTGAAGCCGGAAGGCAAGGATGGCTTGGTGCATGCCGGGCCCGTGGGCGGTGGTCATTTCGCCAAGATGGTGCACAATGGCATCGAATACGGCATGATGCAAGCATTCGGAGAAGGTTTCGCGACGATGGAACGCAGCGAATACATTGACGATCCTGCCAATGTCATGGCTTCCTGGCGTGCAGGCAGTGTCGTCGATTCGTGGTTGCTTGATTTGTTGGTGCGTGCCATGAAAAACGACCCGGATCTCAAAGCCATGCCGCCGGTGGCCGATGAGACCGGCGAAGCGAAATGGACGATCGAGGCCGCGGCCGAACTCGGCGTGCCGACCCCGGCAATCAGTGCCGGCCTTTACACTCGTCAGGCTTCGCGTGGCGGCGCCGATGACATCCTGCGTGTGGTCACCGCGATGCGCAACCAGTTTGGTGGGCATATCACCAAAGCCTGA
- the pth gene encoding aminoacyl-tRNA hydrolase, giving the protein MASQFWLIAGLGNPGKKYEGTRHNMGFMVADVLAERWSVSFSDHKGLADLGKGVMNLSGKSMKFFLAKPLTYMNDSGDAVSSISEYYDIDPSRVIAIHDDMDLDFGRIKVKAGGSAGGHNGIRSIDKSLGTNKYSRVRMGTGHAARGPHAHENTVNWVLGGFSAAQRKELPEFLADGADAVETIMFEGLSEAQERFNGR; this is encoded by the coding sequence ATGGCATCACAATTCTGGCTGATCGCAGGACTCGGTAACCCCGGCAAGAAGTACGAGGGCACCCGCCACAATATGGGCTTCATGGTCGCCGATGTGCTGGCGGAGCGTTGGTCGGTGAGCTTCAGCGACCACAAGGGATTGGCCGATCTGGGCAAGGGCGTGATGAATCTCAGCGGCAAGAGCATGAAGTTCTTTTTGGCCAAGCCGTTGACCTATATGAATGATTCCGGCGACGCCGTCTCGTCGATCTCGGAGTATTACGACATCGACCCGAGTCGCGTCATTGCCATCCACGACGATATGGATCTGGATTTCGGACGGATCAAGGTCAAGGCCGGCGGTTCCGCAGGCGGACACAACGGGATCCGCTCCATCGACAAATCGTTGGGTACCAACAAGTATTCGCGCGTCCGCATGGGCACCGGCCACGCCGCACGCGGCCCGCACGCCCACGAGAACACGGTCAACTGGGTGTTGGGCGGGTTCTCCGCAGCCCAGCGCAAGGAACTTCCCGAATTTCTCGCCGACGGTGCCGATGCGGTGGAAACCATCATGTTCGAAGGTCTGAGCGAGGCGCAGGAGCGTTTCAATGGCCGCTGA